One genomic region from Prunus persica cultivar Lovell chromosome G3, Prunus_persica_NCBIv2, whole genome shotgun sequence encodes:
- the LOC109947784 gene encoding phosphatidylinositol 4-phosphate 5-kinase 1-like isoform X2 yields the protein MGLEGAWRRGLFPGFVFGSTMGRLQCSTEMAKVSIEMGLASSGEVPVVFLGSPRSLARPYQRGKNYDLMLNLQLGIRYSIGKHASIVRDLKPSDFNPKEKFWTRFPPEGSNKTPPHQSFEFRWKDYCPMVFRHSFTV from the exons ATGGGGCTAGAGGGAGCTTGGCGGAGAGGACTTTTCCCAGGATTTGTATTTGGGAGTACGATGGGGAGGCTTCAATGTTCTACAGAAATGGCAAAAGTTTCGATCGAGATGGGTTTGGCAAGTTCCGGCGAAGTCCCTGTTGTTTTTCTGGGGAGCCCAAGAAGCCTGGCCAGACCATATCAAAGGGGTAAGAACTACGATTTGATGCTCAATCTTCAACTGGGTATTAG atACTCTATTGGGAAGCATGCTTCGATAGTGAGGGATCTTAAGCCAAGTGATTTCAATCCCAAAGAGAAATTTTGGACGAGGTTTCCACCGGAAGGATCGAACAAAACGCCACCCCATCAGTCGTTTGAGTTTCGGTGGAAGGACTATTGTCCTATGGTGTTCAG ACACAGCTTTACCGTCTGA
- the LOC109947784 gene encoding phosphatidylinositol 4-phosphate 5-kinase 1-like isoform X1: MGLEGAWRRGLFPGFVFGSTMGRLQCSTEMAKVSIEMGLASSGEVPVVFLGSPRSLARPYQRGKNYDLMLNLQLGIRYSIGKHASIVRDLKPSDFNPKEKFWTRFPPEGSNKTPPHQSFEFRWKDYCPMVFRYLDAIQLLVISFG; this comes from the exons ATGGGGCTAGAGGGAGCTTGGCGGAGAGGACTTTTCCCAGGATTTGTATTTGGGAGTACGATGGGGAGGCTTCAATGTTCTACAGAAATGGCAAAAGTTTCGATCGAGATGGGTTTGGCAAGTTCCGGCGAAGTCCCTGTTGTTTTTCTGGGGAGCCCAAGAAGCCTGGCCAGACCATATCAAAGGGGTAAGAACTACGATTTGATGCTCAATCTTCAACTGGGTATTAG atACTCTATTGGGAAGCATGCTTCGATAGTGAGGGATCTTAAGCCAAGTGATTTCAATCCCAAAGAGAAATTTTGGACGAGGTTTCCACCGGAAGGATCGAACAAAACGCCACCCCATCAGTCGTTTGAGTTTCGGTGGAAGGACTATTGTCCTATGGTGTTCAGGTATCTTGATGCTATTCAACTTCTAGTTATATCTTTTGGTTGA